A genomic window from Pseudonocardia broussonetiae includes:
- the map gene encoding type I methionyl aminopeptidase yields the protein MLELKTPREIDAMRVTGAFVAELLADLAGRADVGVNLLDLELRARRMIEDRGAESCYWDYAPSFGRGPFRNVVCLSVNDAVLHGLPHDYVLHDGDLLSMDIAVSVDGWVADSARSVIVGTPRPEDQHLVAATERALAAAIAAAVPGNRLGDISAAIGAVATGAGYPVNTEFGGHGLGRTMHEDPHVPNQGKAGRGLRLQPGLTLALEPWLAAGTDKITYDADGWTIRSADGSRTAHSEHTIAITDGAARVLTSPAD from the coding sequence GTGCTGGAGCTCAAGACGCCCCGGGAGATCGACGCGATGCGGGTGACGGGGGCGTTCGTCGCCGAGCTGCTCGCCGACCTGGCCGGGCGGGCCGACGTGGGGGTGAACCTGCTCGACCTCGAGCTGCGCGCCCGCCGGATGATCGAGGACCGCGGCGCGGAGTCCTGCTACTGGGACTACGCGCCGTCGTTCGGGCGGGGGCCGTTCCGCAACGTGGTGTGCCTGTCGGTCAACGACGCCGTGCTGCACGGGCTGCCGCACGACTACGTGCTGCACGACGGCGACCTGCTGAGCATGGACATCGCGGTGTCCGTCGACGGCTGGGTGGCCGACTCGGCCCGCAGCGTCATCGTCGGGACGCCGCGACCCGAGGACCAGCACCTGGTCGCGGCCACCGAGCGGGCATTGGCCGCCGCCATCGCCGCCGCGGTGCCGGGCAACCGCCTCGGCGACATCTCCGCGGCGATCGGCGCCGTGGCCACCGGCGCCGGCTACCCGGTCAACACCGAGTTCGGCGGCCACGGGCTCGGGCGGACGATGCACGAGGACCCGCACGTCCCCAACCAGGGCAAGGCGGGGCGCGGCCTGCGGCTGCAGCCCGGCCTCACCCTCGCGCTGGAGCCCTGGCTGGCGGCCGGGACCGACAAGATCACCTACGACGCCGACGGCTGGACCATCCGCTCCGCCGACGGCTCCCGCACCGCCCACTCGGAGCACACGATCGCGATCACCGACGGCGCCGCGCGCGTGCTGACGAGCCCGGCCGACTAG
- a CDS encoding putative quinol monooxygenase encodes MIFIVIRIDVRPEKREDFLAGITRYSAQVREEPGNLVFRCFASVEQPDEYAVLANYVDQAAGEAHVGSEHAQWFFGWLPSVVASVPKIVYQELPGDPWMEMGEVKLES; translated from the coding sequence GTGATCTTCATCGTGATCAGGATCGACGTCCGTCCGGAGAAGCGGGAGGACTTCCTCGCCGGCATCACCCGCTACTCCGCCCAGGTCCGCGAGGAACCCGGCAACCTCGTCTTCCGCTGCTTCGCGAGCGTCGAGCAGCCGGACGAGTACGCCGTCCTCGCCAACTACGTCGACCAGGCTGCCGGCGAGGCCCACGTCGGCTCCGAGCACGCGCAGTGGTTCTTCGGCTGGCTGCCCTCGGTCGTGGCGTCGGTGCCGAAGATCGTCTACCAGGAGCTGCCGGGCGACCCGTGGATGGAGATGGGTGAGGTGAAGCTCGAGAGCTAG
- a CDS encoding acetyl-CoA C-acetyltransferase, whose product MREVVVCEPLRTPVGGFGGALRSVPAHVLGATVVRALLERTGLDPAAVDELVLGQSYPTMDAPAVGRVVALDAGLPVTVTGQQIDRRCGSGLQAVLTAAMQVQTGVSDVVLAGGVESMSRAPHYSSDMRWGAGAGPGVLLHDALARGRVTAGGEHFPVPGGMLETAENLRREYGIGRAEQDAWAVRSHRRAAAAQEAGVFAEEIVPVTVPGRRGDTVVERDEHIRPDSSVEVLAKLKPVLRAGDPDATVTAGNASGQNDGAAIAVVTTPERAAELGLRPLVRLVSWAVAGVPPATMGIGPVPATALALERAGLALADVDLIELNEAFAAQVLAVTREWKLTDDDLERVNVHGSGISLGHPVGATGARILTTLSRELVRRGARYGLETMCIGGGQGLAAVVERV is encoded by the coding sequence ATGCGTGAGGTCGTGGTCTGCGAACCGCTGCGGACGCCCGTCGGCGGGTTCGGGGGCGCCCTGCGGTCCGTGCCCGCGCACGTCCTCGGCGCCACCGTCGTCCGGGCGCTGCTGGAGCGCACCGGGCTCGACCCCGCCGCGGTCGACGAGCTCGTCCTCGGGCAGAGCTACCCGACGATGGACGCCCCGGCGGTCGGGCGGGTCGTCGCGCTCGACGCGGGGCTGCCCGTCACCGTCACGGGACAGCAGATCGACCGCCGCTGCGGCTCGGGCCTGCAGGCCGTGCTCACCGCGGCGATGCAGGTGCAGACCGGCGTGAGCGACGTGGTGCTGGCGGGCGGCGTGGAGTCGATGTCGCGCGCGCCGCACTACTCGTCGGACATGCGGTGGGGCGCCGGCGCGGGGCCGGGGGTCCTGCTGCACGACGCCCTGGCCCGCGGTCGGGTGACGGCCGGCGGCGAGCACTTCCCGGTGCCCGGCGGGATGCTGGAGACCGCGGAGAACCTGCGCCGCGAGTACGGCATCGGGCGCGCGGAGCAGGACGCGTGGGCCGTGCGCTCGCACCGGCGGGCCGCGGCCGCGCAGGAGGCGGGCGTGTTCGCCGAGGAGATCGTGCCGGTCACGGTGCCGGGGCGGCGCGGCGACACCGTCGTCGAGCGGGACGAGCACATCCGGCCCGACTCGAGCGTCGAGGTCCTGGCGAAGCTGAAGCCGGTGCTGCGCGCCGGCGACCCGGACGCGACGGTCACCGCGGGCAACGCGTCGGGCCAGAACGACGGGGCCGCGATCGCCGTGGTCACCACCCCGGAGCGGGCGGCCGAGCTGGGCCTGCGCCCGCTCGTGCGGCTCGTTTCGTGGGCCGTGGCCGGGGTGCCGCCCGCGACGATGGGCATCGGCCCGGTCCCCGCCACGGCGCTGGCGCTGGAGCGCGCCGGGCTGGCGCTGGCCGACGTCGACCTGATCGAGCTGAACGAGGCCTTCGCGGCGCAGGTCCTGGCCGTGACACGGGAGTGGAAGCTGACCGACGACGACCTGGAGCGCGTGAACGTCCACGGCTCGGGCATCTCGCTGGGCCACCCCGTGGGCGCCACCGGGGCCCGCATCCTGACCACCCTGTCCCGGGAGTTGGTGCGGCGCGGGGCGCGGTACGGGCTGGAGACCATGTGCATCGGTGGGGGCCAGGGGCTGGCGGCGGTGGTGGAGCGGGTCTGA
- a CDS encoding 3-oxoacid CoA-transferase subunit B: protein MSVQDVIAARVVPHIPPGAVVNLGIGIPTLVADHLPEHAAHLQTENGLLGVGPTPLPGEADPDLVHAGKKPVTARPGASFFASSDSFGMIRGGHVEVAVLGALQIDARGRIANWSVPGKPVLGVGGAMDLLVGARTVVVATTHTAKDGSPKIVEECSYPLTAQRAVDVVVTELATFRVRDGGLVLVDLAEGVTVDEVRARTAAPFRVEVPEAVDA, encoded by the coding sequence ATGAGTGTTCAGGACGTCATCGCCGCCCGCGTCGTGCCGCACATCCCGCCCGGCGCGGTGGTGAACCTCGGCATCGGCATCCCCACGCTGGTGGCCGACCACCTGCCGGAGCACGCCGCGCACCTGCAGACCGAGAACGGCCTGCTCGGCGTCGGCCCCACCCCGCTGCCCGGCGAGGCCGACCCCGACCTCGTCCACGCGGGCAAGAAGCCGGTCACCGCGCGGCCCGGCGCCTCCTTCTTCGCGAGCTCGGACTCGTTCGGGATGATCCGCGGCGGGCACGTGGAGGTCGCCGTGCTCGGCGCCCTGCAGATCGACGCCCGCGGCCGCATCGCCAACTGGTCGGTGCCCGGCAAGCCGGTGCTCGGCGTCGGCGGGGCGATGGACCTGCTGGTCGGCGCGCGGACGGTCGTCGTGGCCACCACGCACACCGCGAAGGACGGGAGCCCGAAGATCGTCGAGGAGTGCTCGTACCCGTTGACGGCGCAGCGCGCGGTGGACGTCGTCGTCACGGAGCTGGCGACGTTCCGCGTGCGCGACGGCGGGCTCGTGCTCGTCGACCTGGCCGAGGGCGTCACCGTCGACGAGGTGCGGGCGCGCACCGCCGCCCCGTTCCGCGTCGAGGTCCCGGAGGCCGTCGATGCGTGA
- a CDS encoding CoA transferase subunit A produces MTPSSLTERGAPVLDPAAAAARIPDGATVMVGGFGLVGAPLTLIDALLTATATRDLTIVSNNLGEPGRGLGKLLLEGRVRKAVGSYFTSNPDVVAAYQEGRLEIDLVPQGTLAEAIRAGGAGIGGFYTRTGWGTDLGEGREERVIRGEPHLYQESLRADVALVRARAADALGNLVYAKTARNFNPDMATAADLVIAEVDEIVPVGALDPEEIVTPHLFVDALVLSGGAR; encoded by the coding sequence ATGACCCCCTCCTCCCTGACCGAGCGCGGCGCGCCGGTCCTCGACCCCGCCGCCGCGGCGGCGCGCATCCCGGACGGCGCCACCGTGATGGTCGGCGGGTTCGGCCTCGTCGGCGCGCCCCTGACGCTGATCGACGCCCTGCTCACCGCCACCGCCACCCGCGACCTGACGATCGTCAGCAACAACCTGGGCGAGCCCGGGCGCGGGCTGGGGAAGCTGCTGCTGGAGGGCCGCGTCCGCAAGGCGGTCGGCTCCTACTTCACGAGCAACCCCGACGTCGTCGCCGCGTACCAGGAGGGCCGCCTGGAGATCGACCTCGTGCCGCAGGGCACGCTGGCCGAGGCGATCCGGGCCGGGGGAGCGGGCATCGGCGGCTTCTACACGCGCACCGGCTGGGGCACCGACCTCGGCGAGGGCCGCGAGGAGCGCGTGATCCGCGGCGAGCCGCACCTCTACCAGGAGAGCCTGCGCGCCGACGTCGCGCTGGTCCGGGCCCGCGCCGCCGACGCGCTGGGCAACCTCGTCTACGCCAAGACCGCCCGCAACTTCAACCCCGACATGGCCACGGCCGCCGACCTCGTGATCGCCGAGGTCGACGAGATCGTGCCGGTCGGCGCGCTCGACCCGGAGGAGATCGTGACCCCGCACCTGTTCGTGGACGCCCTGGTGCTGTCGGGAGGTGCGCGATGA
- a CDS encoding LysR family transcriptional regulator, which yields MRYRRLGYFVAVAEELSFTRAAQRLHMAQPPLSQQIAALEKDLGAVLFDRSRRAVRLTAAGAALLPEARRLLADYEETARMVRRVAEGAVGRLAVGFVPSAIHGALAPLLRAYGAAHPDVQLVLTERPPDALLRSVHDGRLDVAVLYLPLREPDLAQRRISSEDLVLALPVGHPAAERETVSLADVAGEPFVLPEQHDVPGLHSAVSALFADAGVAPRVAQRGVWLVQTVLGLVAAGVGLAIVPSSVAAPGHRGVVVRPVREAAHPVEVAAVWRPDDPSAALARLLDLLPGGVTPAPTA from the coding sequence GTGCGCTACCGCCGGCTCGGCTACTTCGTCGCGGTCGCGGAGGAGCTCAGCTTCACCCGCGCCGCGCAGCGCCTGCACATGGCGCAGCCCCCGCTCTCCCAGCAGATCGCCGCGCTGGAGAAGGACCTCGGTGCCGTGCTGTTCGACCGCTCGCGGCGCGCGGTCCGGCTCACCGCCGCCGGCGCGGCCCTGCTCCCCGAGGCCCGCCGCCTGCTCGCCGACTACGAGGAGACCGCGCGGATGGTGCGCCGCGTCGCCGAGGGCGCGGTCGGGCGGCTGGCCGTCGGGTTCGTCCCGTCGGCGATCCACGGCGCGCTGGCCCCGCTGCTGCGGGCCTACGGCGCCGCGCACCCCGACGTCCAGCTCGTGCTCACCGAGCGCCCGCCCGACGCGCTGCTGCGCTCGGTCCACGACGGGCGCCTCGACGTCGCCGTGCTCTACCTCCCGCTGCGCGAGCCGGACCTCGCCCAGCGCCGCATCTCCTCGGAGGACCTCGTGCTCGCGCTGCCCGTCGGCCATCCGGCCGCCGAGCGGGAGACGGTGTCGCTGGCCGACGTCGCGGGCGAGCCGTTCGTGCTCCCCGAGCAGCACGACGTGCCCGGCCTGCACTCCGCCGTCTCCGCCCTGTTCGCCGACGCCGGCGTGGCCCCGCGCGTCGCGCAGCGCGGGGTGTGGCTGGTGCAGACCGTCCTGGGCCTGGTCGCGGCCGGGGTAGGGCTCGCCATCGTGCCGTCGTCGGTGGCCGCGCCGGGGCATCGGGGCGTCGTCGTGCGGCCGGTCCGGGAGGCGGCGCACCCCGTCGAGGTGGCCGCGGTCTGGCGCCCGGACGACCCGTCCGCCGCGCTGGCCCGACTGCTCGACCTGCTCCCCGGCGGGGTCACGCCCGCACCCACCGCCTGA
- a CDS encoding DUF1801 domain-containing protein, which yields MSDVDDYLDALDHPLREAVARLRGAVLGADPGITEHIKWRSPSFCHGGVDRVTFRLRPRHLDLVLHRGAKVRADAASFVFDDPTGLLRWPGPDRAVLTLEGAEIDARTPVVVDLVRRWVRA from the coding sequence GTGAGCGACGTCGACGACTACCTCGACGCGCTCGACCACCCGCTGCGCGAGGCCGTCGCGCGGCTGCGCGGGGCGGTCCTCGGCGCGGACCCGGGGATCACCGAGCACATCAAGTGGCGCTCGCCGAGCTTCTGCCACGGCGGCGTCGACCGGGTGACGTTCCGGCTGCGCCCGCGCCACCTCGACCTGGTGCTGCACCGCGGCGCGAAGGTCCGCGCCGACGCGGCGTCGTTCGTGTTCGACGACCCGACTGGGCTGCTGCGCTGGCCCGGCCCGGACCGGGCGGTGCTCACGCTGGAGGGCGCCGAGATCGACGCCCGGACGCCGGTCGTGGTCGACCTGGTCAGGCGGTGGGTGCGGGCGTGA
- a CDS encoding TIGR03086 family metal-binding protein: MATSSVPDLAPAADRVAGLLADVRDDHLDDPTPCAGIPVGALLSHLLMLCGAFRTGAEKGADPGPPPPEPPPLDPRWRTALSAELDALVRAWRAPGALEGRTSVGGVAMPAADVAVVALDELVLHGWDLARALGRPYDVEPASVRACLGFVSAVSVPEGVPGLFGPPVPVPSDAPELDRLLALSGRDPAWTPAGALR; this comes from the coding sequence ATGGCCACCTCCTCCGTGCCCGACCTGGCCCCCGCCGCCGACCGCGTCGCCGGGCTGCTCGCCGACGTCCGCGACGACCACCTCGACGACCCGACGCCGTGCGCCGGCATCCCGGTCGGCGCGCTGCTCAGCCACCTGCTGATGCTGTGCGGGGCGTTCCGCACCGGCGCCGAGAAGGGCGCGGACCCCGGCCCGCCGCCGCCGGAGCCGCCGCCGCTCGACCCGCGGTGGCGCACCGCGCTGTCCGCCGAGCTCGACGCGCTGGTCCGGGCCTGGCGCGCGCCGGGGGCCCTGGAGGGGAGGACCTCGGTCGGCGGCGTCGCGATGCCGGCCGCCGACGTCGCCGTCGTCGCGCTGGACGAGCTCGTGCTGCACGGCTGGGACCTCGCCCGCGCCCTCGGTCGCCCCTACGACGTCGAACCGGCGAGCGTGCGGGCGTGCCTGGGGTTCGTGTCGGCCGTGAGCGTGCCGGAGGGGGTGCCGGGGCTGTTCGGGCCGCCGGTCCCGGTGCCCTCCGACGCCCCGGAGCTCGACCGCCTCCTCGCCCTGAGCGGCCGAGACCCGGCGTGGACGCCCGCCGGGGCGCTGCGGTGA
- a CDS encoding head GIN domain-containing protein yields the protein MRRSTPLVLAALAVVLAGCGNGVPPVAADAPPSAAAATSAGATSPAGAGEVRQVSGFSAVDLSSVGDLRIEQTGTESLTIEAAPDVLPLLTSEVSGGVLRLGVVPGADFRTDRPIVYRLTVDALDALTVSGAGDATAADLRTGALTVDITGAGDVTLGGTADSQTVTIEGSGDYDAQDLQTATATLTVDGAGNAVVRVSDRLDVTVGGAGSVEYLGDPQVTQDVSGAGEVERR from the coding sequence ATGCGCCGAAGCACCCCCCTCGTCCTGGCCGCGCTGGCCGTCGTCCTCGCGGGCTGCGGGAACGGCGTGCCTCCCGTCGCCGCCGACGCCCCGCCGTCGGCGGCGGCCGCCACCTCCGCGGGCGCCACCTCGCCCGCAGGCGCCGGCGAGGTCCGGCAGGTCAGCGGGTTCTCCGCGGTCGACCTGTCGTCGGTCGGCGACCTGCGGATCGAGCAGACCGGCACCGAGTCGCTGACGATCGAGGCCGCTCCCGACGTGCTCCCGCTGCTCACCAGCGAGGTGTCGGGCGGCGTCCTGCGCCTGGGCGTCGTGCCCGGCGCGGACTTCCGCACGGACCGGCCGATCGTCTACCGCCTGACGGTCGACGCCCTCGACGCGCTCACCGTCTCCGGCGCGGGCGACGCCACCGCCGCCGACCTGCGCACCGGCGCGCTCACCGTCGACATCACCGGCGCCGGTGACGTGACGCTGGGTGGCACCGCCGACTCCCAGACCGTGACGATCGAGGGCAGCGGCGACTACGACGCCCAGGACCTGCAGACCGCCACCGCGACGCTCACCGTCGACGGCGCGGGCAACGCCGTGGTCCGCGTGAGCGACCGGCTCGACGTCACCGTCGGCGGCGCCGGGTCGGTCGAGTACCTCGGCGACCCGCAGGTCACCCAGGACGTGAGCGGCGCGGGCGAGGTCGAGCGGCGCTAG
- a CDS encoding SDR family NAD(P)-dependent oxidoreductase, which produces MNPVLDLFRLDGRVAVVTGASSGLGAGFALALAHAGADVVLGARRAEKLADTAKAVEATGRRALAVATDVTDPDDCTALAAAAVEQFGRLDVLVNNAGLGTASPALKEAPEDFRRVVDVNLEGAYWMAQAAARVMEPGSSIVNIASALGFMASYAPQASYAATKAGLIGLTRDLSSQWAGRRGIRVNALAPGYFASEMTAQIPPEKLEAFVKERSPLGRLGLQHELDAAVVFLASPASSYITGSTLAVDGGMTGH; this is translated from the coding sequence GTGAACCCCGTCCTCGACCTGTTCCGCCTCGACGGCCGCGTCGCCGTCGTCACCGGTGCGAGCTCCGGCCTCGGTGCCGGGTTCGCGCTCGCGCTCGCCCACGCGGGCGCCGACGTCGTGCTGGGTGCCCGCCGCGCGGAGAAGCTCGCCGACACCGCGAAGGCCGTGGAGGCCACCGGGCGCCGCGCGCTGGCCGTGGCCACCGACGTCACCGACCCCGACGACTGCACCGCGCTCGCCGCCGCCGCCGTCGAGCAGTTCGGGCGGCTCGACGTCCTGGTCAACAACGCGGGCCTGGGCACGGCGTCGCCCGCGCTGAAGGAGGCGCCCGAGGACTTCCGCCGCGTCGTCGACGTCAACCTGGAGGGGGCGTACTGGATGGCGCAGGCGGCCGCGCGCGTGATGGAGCCGGGGTCGAGCATCGTCAACATCGCGAGCGCGCTGGGCTTCATGGCCTCCTACGCGCCGCAGGCGTCCTACGCCGCCACGAAGGCGGGGCTGATCGGGCTGACGCGCGACCTGTCGAGCCAGTGGGCGGGCCGGCGCGGGATCCGCGTCAACGCTCTGGCGCCGGGCTACTTCGCCAGCGAGATGACCGCGCAGATCCCGCCGGAGAAGCTGGAGGCGTTCGTCAAGGAGCGCAGCCCGCTGGGCCGCCTGGGGCTGCAGCACGAGCTCGACGCCGCCGTGGTGTTCCTGGCCAGCCCGGCGTCGTCGTACATCACCGGGAGCACGCTGGCCGTGGACGGGGGGATGACGGGGCACTGA
- a CDS encoding phosphotransferase family protein has translation MSAPVVEGLDLDALDRFLADRVPDYAGGLRAELVSGGRSNLTYKLTDGVSTWILRRPPLGVLTPSAHDMAREFRVVEALHGHGVPVAAPVALAGADVLGVPFAVVGFVDGVVVRSEEDLDALSDADVRRCADGLVDTLAALHAVDPAAVGLADFGRPEGYLGRQVRRWYGQWERVRTRDLPDVEALHARLEAACPAESGAAIVHGDFRIDNTILDPDDPGRVRAVVDWEMATLGDPLADLALHVVYGDRAFGAVLGGSAASTSPRMPGADALVERYARASGREITDLGFHLGLAYFKIAVIAEGIHERHLRGDTRGDGFSTVGAATAPLAAAGLTTLGGTR, from the coding sequence GTGAGCGCCCCCGTCGTGGAGGGCCTCGACCTCGACGCCCTCGACCGCTTCCTCGCCGACCGCGTCCCGGACTACGCGGGCGGGCTGCGCGCCGAGCTCGTCTCCGGGGGCCGGTCCAACCTCACCTACAAGCTGACCGACGGCGTCTCGACGTGGATCCTGCGCCGGCCGCCGCTGGGCGTGCTGACGCCCTCGGCGCACGACATGGCCCGCGAGTTCCGCGTGGTCGAGGCGCTGCACGGGCACGGCGTCCCGGTGGCCGCACCCGTCGCGCTGGCCGGCGCCGACGTGCTCGGCGTGCCGTTCGCGGTGGTCGGGTTCGTCGACGGCGTCGTGGTCCGCAGCGAGGAGGACCTCGACGCCCTCTCCGACGCCGACGTCCGCCGCTGCGCCGACGGGCTCGTCGACACCCTCGCCGCGCTGCACGCCGTCGACCCGGCGGCGGTCGGGCTGGCGGACTTCGGGCGTCCCGAGGGCTACCTGGGTCGCCAGGTCCGCCGCTGGTACGGGCAGTGGGAGCGGGTCCGCACCCGCGACCTGCCCGACGTCGAGGCGCTGCACGCCCGGTTGGAGGCGGCCTGCCCGGCCGAGAGCGGCGCCGCGATCGTGCACGGCGACTTCCGGATCGACAACACGATCCTCGACCCCGACGACCCGGGCCGCGTGCGCGCCGTCGTCGACTGGGAGATGGCGACGCTGGGCGACCCGCTCGCCGACCTCGCCCTGCACGTCGTCTACGGGGACCGCGCGTTCGGGGCGGTGCTCGGCGGCTCCGCCGCGTCGACCAGCCCGCGGATGCCCGGCGCCGACGCCCTCGTGGAGCGCTACGCGCGCGCCTCCGGGCGCGAGATCACCGACCTCGGGTTCCATCTCGGGCTCGCGTACTTCAAGATCGCGGTGATCGCCGAGGGGATCCACGAGCGGCACCTGCGCGGCGACACCCGCGGCGACGGGTTCTCGACCGTCGGCGCCGCCACCGCCCCGCTCGCCGCGGCGGGCCTGACCACACTCGGAGGTACCCGGTGA
- a CDS encoding acyl-CoA dehydrogenase family protein, with protein sequence MAVDLAPEPAVAELVTRTAQFVRDVVVPVEVANDGVVPSESVRRELQAAAKEAGVFAPHVSPEYGGHGLDMCARAAVFEEAGYSLLGPVALNIAAPDEGNMHMLEAIATEDQKARYLAPLAAGDVRSCFAMTEPAPGAGSDPDALTTRAERVPGGWRIDGRKWFITGADGAAFAICMARTAGEPGDRGGATMFLVDADNPGMKVGRHVPTLDESLFGGHLEVDFDGCVVPDEAVIGEVDQGYRYAQVRLGPARMTHCMRWLGIARRAQDIAVAHAAQRELFGARLADLGMAQQMIADNEIDVAASRGLILRACWELDQGRSAGLEVSMAKTFTAEAVWRVVDRSLQLCGSVGVSGDLLLGRFLREVRPFRIYDGPSETHRWSIARRVVGRHTAAARA encoded by the coding sequence ATGGCCGTCGATCTCGCTCCGGAGCCGGCTGTCGCCGAGCTCGTCACCCGCACCGCGCAGTTCGTCCGGGACGTCGTCGTCCCGGTCGAGGTCGCGAACGACGGCGTGGTGCCGTCGGAGTCCGTCCGCCGCGAGCTGCAGGCCGCGGCGAAGGAGGCGGGCGTGTTCGCCCCGCACGTCTCGCCCGAGTACGGCGGCCACGGCCTGGACATGTGCGCGCGGGCCGCCGTGTTCGAGGAGGCCGGCTACTCGCTGCTCGGGCCGGTCGCGCTGAACATCGCCGCCCCCGACGAGGGCAACATGCACATGCTGGAGGCCATCGCGACCGAGGACCAGAAGGCGCGCTACCTCGCGCCGCTGGCCGCGGGCGACGTCCGCTCCTGCTTCGCCATGACCGAGCCGGCCCCCGGCGCGGGCTCCGACCCCGACGCGCTCACCACCCGCGCGGAGCGGGTGCCCGGCGGCTGGCGGATCGACGGCCGCAAGTGGTTCATCACCGGGGCCGACGGCGCCGCGTTCGCGATCTGCATGGCGCGCACCGCGGGCGAGCCCGGCGACCGCGGCGGCGCCACGATGTTCCTCGTCGACGCCGACAACCCCGGCATGAAGGTCGGGCGCCACGTCCCCACGCTCGACGAGAGCCTGTTCGGCGGGCACCTCGAGGTCGACTTCGACGGCTGCGTCGTGCCCGACGAGGCCGTCATCGGCGAGGTCGACCAGGGCTACCGCTACGCGCAGGTGCGCCTGGGTCCGGCCCGGATGACGCACTGCATGCGCTGGCTGGGCATCGCCCGCCGCGCCCAGGACATCGCCGTCGCGCACGCCGCGCAGCGCGAGCTGTTCGGCGCGCGGCTGGCCGACCTGGGCATGGCGCAGCAGATGATCGCCGACAACGAGATCGACGTGGCGGCCTCGCGCGGGCTGATCCTGCGCGCCTGCTGGGAGCTCGACCAGGGGCGCTCGGCCGGGCTGGAGGTGTCGATGGCGAAGACGTTCACCGCCGAGGCCGTGTGGCGGGTCGTCGACCGCTCGCTGCAGCTGTGCGGCTCGGTCGGCGTGTCCGGCGACCTGCTGCTGGGCCGGTTCCTGCGCGAGGTCCGCCCCTTCCGCATCTACGACGGGCCGTCGGAGACCCACCGCTGGTCGATCGCGCGCCGGGTCGTCGGCCGCCACACCGCGGCGGCGCGGGCGTGA
- a CDS encoding TetR/AcrR family transcriptional regulator produces the protein MGEDRIAGIRDAALDLFVRRGYEATTMADIGAAVGIRGPSLYKHVSSKQELFARLVVETMEGLVALHDRAVTGVEDPVERLRRAVDAHVRFHARNRREAFVGNRELRSLVEPHRSTVLALRAAYARRFEDVVAAGVAAGVFRVESPQLAAFALLDLGMGVAVWFRSDSGPSEDEVAWQHAEFALRLVGAR, from the coding sequence ATGGGTGAGGACCGCATCGCGGGCATCCGCGACGCCGCGCTCGACCTGTTCGTGCGCCGCGGCTACGAGGCCACGACGATGGCCGACATCGGCGCGGCCGTGGGCATCCGCGGCCCGAGCCTCTACAAGCACGTCAGCTCGAAGCAGGAGCTGTTCGCGCGGCTGGTCGTCGAGACGATGGAGGGCCTGGTCGCGCTGCACGACCGGGCCGTCACCGGCGTGGAGGACCCGGTGGAGCGCCTGCGCCGGGCCGTCGACGCCCACGTCCGCTTCCACGCCCGCAACCGGCGCGAGGCCTTCGTCGGCAACCGGGAGCTGCGCAGCCTCGTCGAGCCGCACCGGTCGACGGTGCTCGCGCTGCGCGCCGCCTACGCCCGGCGCTTCGAGGACGTCGTGGCCGCGGGCGTCGCCGCCGGGGTGTTCCGGGTGGAGTCGCCGCAGCTCGCCGCGTTCGCCCTGCTCGACCTGGGCATGGGCGTGGCGGTGTGGTTCCGCTCCGACTCCGGCCCCTCCGAGGACGAGGTGGCCTGGCAGCACGCGGAGTTCGCGCTGCGGCTGGTCGGGGCGCGGTAG
- a CDS encoding TetR family transcriptional regulator, whose product MRIQARAGVSRGRLLHHFPSREALLVAAAGHIASERVREHADDVERTLPEGLTSAERAAWVVERMWESFREPYFWAAVEMWTAARTNDGIAEALLPGERRLGGVIREGVDRMWGPELAGHPRYPQLRELLLTSMRGVAMAYAFDRRDPAGDPHLAQWADTARVLLEV is encoded by the coding sequence CTGCGGATCCAGGCGCGCGCGGGCGTGTCGCGGGGGCGGCTGCTGCACCACTTCCCGTCGCGGGAGGCGCTGCTCGTCGCCGCCGCGGGCCACATCGCGTCCGAGCGCGTGCGGGAGCACGCCGACGACGTCGAGCGCACGCTGCCCGAGGGGCTGACGTCCGCGGAGCGCGCGGCGTGGGTGGTCGAGCGCATGTGGGAGTCGTTCCGCGAGCCGTACTTCTGGGCGGCCGTGGAGATGTGGACGGCCGCGCGCACCAACGACGGGATCGCCGAGGCGCTGCTGCCGGGGGAGCGGCGCCTGGGCGGGGTGATCCGCGAGGGCGTCGACCGCATGTGGGGGCCCGAGCTCGCCGGCCACCCGCGCTATCCGCAGCTGCGCGAGCTGCTGCTCACGAGCATGCGCGGCGTCGCGATGGCCTACGCCTTCGACCGCCGCGACCCCGCGGGCGACCCGCACCTGGCGCAGTGGGCCGACACCGCGCGCGTGCTGCTCGAGGTCTGA